In the genome of Bosea sp. ANAM02, the window GGCGCCATAGCTGCGTCGCTTGATCAGCAGGCAGGGTACGGGCACCTCGAAGCCGAAGATGGCGCATTCCTCGGCGGTCGGCGCCGCGGCCTCGATAGTCTGGTCGCAGCGCGTCAATGGCAGGCCGAGCGCGGCGAGCCGGGCATAGACAGAGCCGGAAAGATCGCCCTCCGCCAGCTCGGGCGCCCGCTCCAGATTGTACCAGGCGACCTCGCGCGACATCGGGATGTCGTCGCCGGAGCGGACGCGGACCAGCTTGAGGAAGCGCGCATGCGAGGAGCGGCCGAAGATCGAGGCGATCGAGCGGTCGTTGACCACGGACCGCTCGACGATGCGGGAGGATGGCACGCGGCCGAGCTCCTGCATCTCCTCGGTGAATCCCTTGAGCCGGTCCATGCCGGAATGCAGGCGCGGTCCCTCGCCTTGCACGATCGAGCCCAGGCGCCCCTGCGCGCTCAGCAATTTCCGCTCGCGCAAGGCATTGTAGGAACGCTGCACCGTGGCGCGGCTGATCTTGAGGCGCTCGGCGAGCTGGCGCTCGGCCGGGAGCGTGGTGCCCGGTGGCAGCGTGCCGTCGCCGATCAATCGAGTCAGCTGGTCCTCAAGCTGCTGGTAGAGCGGCTTGGCGGTGTCGGTGCGCAGTTCCAGCAGGTCCTGGAAGGGCGGTTTCGTGGTCTGCTTAGGCACTGTCATCGTTTGCATGAGCGTGACACAACCCGCGTAGCAATTCGAGATCGGGAAGATCAAATTCCATGGCCGGCAAACCCATCTTCGTGCTCGGAAGCTTCGTCGTCGCCTGCTCGGCGAAGGTTGCCCGCTTTCCACGCCCGGGCGAATCGCTGGCTGCCGAGACCGTGACGATCGAGCCCGGCGGCAAGGGACTGAACCAGGCGATCATGGCGCGCCGGCTCGGCGCCGCGGTCGACGGCCTGCTCGCCGTGGGCGACGATCTCGCCGCCGCCTTCGCTCCGCCGGCGCTGGAACGGGCGGAGCTGCCGCTCTCGATGCTGGTCCGGCTCGCCGGCCATACCGGCAGCGGCATCGGCTTCACGGACGCTACCGGCGAAACCTGCCTCGCCGTCGCTTCCGGCGCCAATCTCGCGCTCACGGCCGCGCATGTGAAAGAGCGGGGCCAGGCCATCACCGAGGCCGCATTGGTGACGGCCCAGTTCGAGATCGGCGATGCGCCGATCGCGGCGGCCTTCCAACTGGCCCGGCAGGCCGGGGTGCCGACCCTGCTCAACCCTTCGCCTTACCGGGCGATTCCGGAGGCGATGCTGGCGCAGACCTCGATCCTGATCGTCAACGAGACCGAAGCGC includes:
- a CDS encoding GntR family transcriptional regulator, whose product is MTVPKQTTKPPFQDLLELRTDTAKPLYQQLEDQLTRLIGDGTLPPGTTLPAERQLAERLKISRATVQRSYNALRERKLLSAQGRLGSIVQGEGPRLHSGMDRLKGFTEEMQELGRVPSSRIVERSVVNDRSIASIFGRSSHARFLKLVRVRSGDDIPMSREVAWYNLERAPELAEGDLSGSVYARLAALGLPLTRCDQTIEAAAPTAEECAIFGFEVPVPCLLIKRRSYGADGDMLEYVEGLFRGDTYTYRLTLTA
- a CDS encoding PfkB family carbohydrate kinase, with translation MAGKPIFVLGSFVVACSAKVARFPRPGESLAAETVTIEPGGKGLNQAIMARRLGAAVDGLLAVGDDLAAAFAPPALERAELPLSMLVRLAGHTGSGIGFTDATGETCLAVASGANLALTAAHVKERGQAITEAALVTAQFEIGDAPIAAAFQLARQAGVPTLLNPSPYRAIPEAMLAQTSILIVNETEARGLAVALGLDRDGATEPQRFARELGPALLERGPRLVVLTRGAAGAFAVAADAPPAVQAGFPVETVDSLGAGDAFAMTLGVRLAMGLPLPVALRDAAAAGALTTTRHGVFDALPTAGAIAAISRS